In Bordetella genomosp. 11, the sequence TGTAGAGGCCAAGGCCGTGACCTTCGACGGCGTGGCCGCGGCGCTGGCCGAACCAGGCACCGATATCCGCCTGTTCGGCAAACCCGAATCCTTCGTCAAGCGCCGCATGGGCGTGGCCTTGGCGACCGCCGATGACGTGGATACCGCCCGGGAGAAGGCGCTGCGCGTGTCCGGCGCGGTGACCGTAAAGGCGGCGCCGTAGTCGCGTGAAGCCCGGGCCGCGAATCCGGTCCGGTTCAGCATGTGCTCGCCGGCGCCGGTCCGCGCCGGAACGAAAAAACGCCCGGGGGACCCGGGCGTTTCGGCTATCGCGGCCGCGGCTTATTTGCCGGCCGGTTTCGCCGACATGGCCAGCGTGAACTGGTCGCGGCGGCCTTCGTAGACGATGCCCTTGCGGTAAGCCCACAGCGTGCTTTCGAAGTGCAGCGGGATCAGCGGCACATCGGCCAGCGCGATCTTCGTCGATTCCTCCAGCAGCTTGCGCCGCTTGTCGGCGTCCACGGTGGTCGCGGCTTCCCGGTAGACCTTGTCGAATGCCGGATTGGAATAGCCGCCGTAGTTGCTGGTCCCCAGGGACTTCGCCGCGTCCAGCGACGTTACCCACAATTGGAACAGCGCCGATGCCTCGCCGACTTCCGACGGCCAGCCGCCCATCGAAAAGCTGAACTCCCTCTTGGCCCGCTTGGGAAAGTAAATAGACGCGGTCATCGCATCGACATTGGTCTTGATGCCGATGCGCGACAGGTACTGTGCGACCGCCTGCGCGACCTGGCCGTCATTGATATAGCGGTCGTTGGTCGAGGACAGCGTCAGCTCGAAGCCATCGGGATAGCCGGCCTCGGCCAGCAGCTTCTTCGCCCCGGCGGGGTCGTATTTGATCTCCGGCGCATGGGCCAGGCCGCCGAACATGCCGTCCGGCATGTATTGATAGGCGGGCGTCGCCATGCCGTCCATGATGCGCTGCGTGATGGCCTTGCGGTCGATCGCCATATTGATGGCCTGGCGCACGCGCAGATCCTGCAACGGATTCTTGCCGTTGGGCGCCTTTACCTGCGGGCTGGGATCGCGGCCCACATCGGGCTGGAAGAACACCAGCCGGGTCGACGGGGTGGCCACATAGGCGAACTTGGGATTCTCCTTCAGGCGGGGGATGTCGCGCGCCGCCGGGTTTTCGATCAGGTCGAAATCGCCCGAGAGCAGGCCGGTCATGCGCGGACCGGCATTGGGCACGGGCACCATCTTGACTTCTTTCCAGTACGGCTTGGGGCCCCAGTAATGCTCGTTGCGCACCAGTTCGATGCCCGTGCCCTTCACGTAGGACTTCAGGACGTATGGGCCGGTGCCGATCGCGTCCTTGCCGTTGTTGAAGTCGACCACGGTGGGCCAGGGGCCCGTCACGCCGCAGCCTTCCTTGGGCGCGAACGTCAGTTTGCCGTGCGGCACGATGCCGTTCCAGATGATGGGCAGCGAGCGGGCGATCTCCGCCGGCATCACCGGCAGCGGCTGGCGCGTCTTGATGATGACCGTGTAGTCGTCCGGCGTCTGCACATCGGCGAACATCTGCGTCAGCGTGGCATACGACCTGGAAATATTCGTCTCGTTGTTCAGCGTGCGGCAGATCGTGAACAGCACGTCCTGCGACGTGAACGGCTTGCCGTTGGAAAAGGTCACGTCGTGGCGCAGCTTGAATTCCCAGGTCAGGTCATCCAGGTTCTTCCAGGATGTGGCAAGCGCCGGTACCAGATTCATATCCGCGTCGCGTCCGATCAGCGAGCTGTAGACGTGTGCCGAAAAGGCATCGTTCGCCGACATCTTGTGATAGTGCGGGTCCGCGGAGGTCGGCTCGGCCGATAGCGCGATCTTCAAGGTCTGGGCCTGGGCCGGGACGGCCGCGGCGATACCGACGCTGGCGCACAGCAGCGCCAGGGCATGGCGGGGAAACAGCATGGATGTACTCCGGGGAAGTGGCGCGCGATAACCGCAGCCGCTTCGGCTGGCGACCCCGCGGCGCTCCGGTCGCCGCCCGGCGAGGAGCGGCCAGGGACGCAACCGTAACCAACTCGTTATCAGACGTATCGCCGAAGCGGCCGATTATGGTGAGACGGTGGAAACCCTGTCAATGCGCGTTAGCGAGAAGACAACGGTTTGCGGGGGAGGGGGCGAGGAAAGGCGGACTGCCAATGCCGCCGTCGAGCCGTCCGCTCCCCAGGTGGGGGAAGAGGCGGGTTCGGCTGGAGGGATGGAGAGGGGGAAGGCGTCCGGCGCGCGGACACACCGCGGCCAGGGCCGCCGGTTCTTCGCGGAGGGCGCGGGGAACCGGCAAGCCCGGTAATGACCGGCGTCGCGACGCACATTACTCTTGCGGCGCGACGCCGGTCATTACCGTAAGGCTGCGCCACCGCCTCGGACCGGAATACGGCCGCTGCGATGGCAACTGCTGCTACGACTGCGGGTACTGCTACGTCAACTACGACTACAGACACTGCGGGTACGGCTACGTCAATGGCAACTACGAACTGCTGATGCTGCTACTTGCGACACTGCTGCTACGGCTACTGCTGGTGCTGGTGCTGCTACGACAACTGCCACTGGTGACAACTGCTACTGCAACTACGACTGCGACAACGGCCGCTACTGCCAGGGCACTGCAACAACGACGACTGCGGCCACGACAACTACCACTGCTGCAACAACTTCAACTGCGCTACTGCTACCTATCGCTAAACAACCGCGGGGTGTCGTTCCACGACTCGGTGCTGCTCTACAAGACACCGCCGCGTTCACAACGCACTGCTACTTGCTATTGCCACTGCTGCTACGGCTACTGATACGCCCACAGCGGGCGACAGGCATGACGGCCTTGTCGGACACTGTGGCGCCTAACGCGCGGGTCGCATCGACGGGTCGCGGCCGGCCTGTGGCACGGCAATCGGCAACCTGGACGCGAATTCCACCGGCGCAAAGGCGCCTTTCCTATACGGCTTGCGAGCGAAACAAAGTCTGCTCAGCCAACCGTGCGGGGCGTCTGTGCCGGCGGGTTTCTTACCACTGCGTACCGCTGAAACGGCCCGATTGCTGCTGGGCGCGGCTCATCGTGTCTTGCACTTCTTCGATGAAGCTGAAGAAGGCGCCAATACCGTGGGCAACGGCGCGGGCGGCGCGCTTGATGGCATTGACGGGGTGGGCGGCGGGTTGCGTGTTCAAGGTGTTCTCCAGGATGTCGCGTTCGAGGGCGTCGGTAAGACGAAGATTCTGGTTCAGGGCGATGTGGGTCATGTCGGTCTCCTTGCGTATCGGGTACTGCTTGCTTGGTGAAAACCATTATAGGGAAAACCCGTAGTGCAACGCAACAAAAACCTAGGGCAAACCCTAGGTTTGTTGTAATAAGACACGACGCCCCCGGGGGATAGGAAAAAATCCCTCGCAATATCAAGGCATTAGTAAGGCCTCGCGGGCCGGCCGCTGCCTTCGGGAGACCCGTGGCTTTCTTCCAGCGCCGTGCCCGGGCGATTTCTAGCCGGCCGGCACAATGCGTCCCCTTTTAACCAGGCGAATCTCACGATGGTCGCTTGGCGGGGCTGCTTCGGGTACGCGCCTCACCGGCCGCCGGGGCGATGCCCCGGCGGCCGGGGATCGGCGATGTGGCGGGCGCCCGTCCGCATGCCCATGGGGAGGAAGGGCGCCTAGCGCGCCCACCTGAATGCCCTCAATTCCGGACGCTTCGGCCCGGCGGTGGCTGCTGGGGAGAATATGTCAGGCACAATACCCAATTCCCTTTCATGCCCCTGGCCAACCCCTGTATCCGGCGTCCATGTCCACTCGTCCTCCTCCCCTGACCGGCATCCGCGTCCTAGACCTGACCCGCGTACTGGCCGGCCCCTGGTGCACCCAGAACCTCGCCGACCTGGGCGCCGAGGTGATCAAGATCGAACGGCCGGGCAGTGGCGACGATACCCGCGGCTGGGGTCCCCCGTACCTGAAGGACGCGGAGGGCAACGAGACTACGGAGGCGGCCTACTATTTGTCGGCCAACCGCAATAAGCTTTCCGTCGCGCTGGATATCGCCACGCCGCGCGGCGCGGACCTGGTCCGGCAGCTCGCCATGCAAAGCGATATCCTGGTCGAAAACTTCAAGGTGGGCGGCCTGCGCAAGTACGGCCTGGACTACGACAGCCTCAGCCGGGCGAATCCCCGCCTGATCTACTGCTCCATCACTGGCTTCGGGCAAACCGGTCCCTATGCCAGCCGTGCCGGCTACGATTTCATGATCCAGGGCATGGGCGGACTGATGAGCATCACCGGCGAACGCGACGATTTGCCGGGTGGCGGTCCGCAAAAGGCCGGCGTCGCGGTGGCGGACCTGATGACCGGCATGTATTCCGTGACCGGCATCCTGGCGGCGTTGTTCGAGCGCGAGCGCAGCGGCCTGGGGCAACACCTGGATATGGCGCTGCTGGATTGCCAGGTCGCCATGCTCGCCAATCAGAACCTGAACTACATGACGTCCGGCAAGGCGCCCGGCCGGGCCGGCAATGCGCACCAGAACCTGGTGCCCTATCAGGTGTTCGCCGTCAGCGACGGCCACATGATCGTCGCGGTCGGCAACGACAGCCAGTTCCGCGCGTATTGCGGCGTGATCGGCCTGCCCGAGCTGGCCGACGATCCGCGTTTCGCCACCAACCCCAAGCGGGTGGTGAACCGCGAAGCGCTTGTCCCGATCCTGGCCGAGCGCATGGCGCAGGGCGAACGCGACCATTGGCTGGCCGAACTCGAAAGCGTCGGTGTGCCGGCCGGCCCCATCAATACGCTGGACCAGGTCTACGAAGATCCGCAAGTCCGCTTTCGCGAAATGCGGCGCGAGCTGCCCCATCCGGTGGCCGGGACGGTGCCGATCGGCGCCAGCCCGCTACGGTTTTCCGGCAGTCCCGTGGAATACCGCCGCGCCCCGCCCATGCTGGGCGAGCACACAGAGCACGTGCTGCGCGAAAGACTGGGCCTGTCGGACAGCGACATCCGCGCATTGGCGGCCGGCGACCAATAAAGTCGTCAAGCGCCCGCGCCTGCCGGACGCCGGCAGGCGACGAATACCCGGCGGCGATAGGCGCGATGGAAATCCGGCGGCGATAGATATTCGGCGGCCGTTCGCCCGCGGAAAAGCGCGGCGCGGCCTCTCAAGGCATCATCAGGAGACCACATCATGGCAGGGACCATCAACATTATCGGCATCGTCGGCGCGGGCGCCATGGGGCGCGGCATTGCGCAGATCGCGGCGCAGGCCGGGCTGACCGTCCGTTTGTACGACGCGAACGCCGACGCGGTGGCCGCGGCGCGCGGCAACCTGGAGCAGACCTGGGGCAAGCTGGCCGAAAAAGGCAAGCTGACGGCGCAGGCCGCGCAAGAGGCCCTGGCGCGCATCGTTCCGTGCGCCGGACTTGCCGACCTTGCCGATTGCCAACTGGTGGTCGAGGCCATCGTCGAACGGCTGGAGGTCAAGCGCGAGGTCTTCAAGCAATTGGAAGCCGTCGTCGCGGACGATTGCATCCTGGCATCCAACACCTCGTCGCTGTCGATCACCGCCATCGCAGCGGCCTGCCGCCTGCCGTCGCGGGTGGCGGGGTATCACTTCTTCAACCCCGTGCCGCTGATGAGGGTAGTGGAAATCGTCGATGGCCTGCGCAGCGATCCGGCCGTGGGCGATGCCTTGACCGAGCTCGCCCGGCGCATGGGCCATACGCCAGTGCGCGCCCGCGATATGCCCGGTTTCATCGTCAATCACGCGGGCCGCGGCATGAACACCGAAGGCCTGCGCGTGGCGCAGGAATCGGTGGCGTCGTTCGCGCAAATCGATGCCATCATGCGCGAGCAGGCGGGCTTTCGCATGGGGCCTTTCGAACTGCTGGACCTGACCGCGCTGGATGTATCCCACCCGGTGATGGAGTCGATCTACCGGCAGTTTTTCGACGAGCCGCGCTTTCGGCCCTCGCCGATCACCACCGTGCGCCTGGCCGGCGGGCTGGTGGGGCGCAAGGCGGGCGAGGGCTTCTACCGTTATGTGGATGGCCAGAAGCAGGTGCCGGCCGAGCCCGCGGTGCCCGCCATGCCGGCTGGCCTGAAGGTATGGGTGAGCGGCATCCATCCGCAGGGCCATGCCGCGGTATCGGCGCTGCTGGACCAAATGGGCATCGAGCGCGCGTCGGACAGCCTCGCGCCGGATGACGCGCTGATCGTCGTCACGCCGTATGGCGAGGACGTGTCCACTGCCGTATTCACCCAGGGACTGGACCCGGCCCGCACGGTGGGCGTGGATGCCCTGCATGGATTCGATCCGAAGCGTCGCCGTACGGTCATGGCATCGCCGGCGACCTTGCCGCAATGGCGGGATGCGGCGCATGCCCTGTTCGCGGCGGATGGCGCGCCCGTCAGCGTCATCGAGGATTCGCCGGGTTTTGTGGCGCAGCGCATCGTGGCCACCATCGTCAATATCGCCTGCGACATCGCGCAGCAACGCATCGCGACGGCGCAGGACATCGACAAGGCGGTCACCCTGGGCCTGGGCTATCCCATGGGGCCGCTCGCCATGGGGGACCTGCTGGGCGCGGCAAGGATCCTGGAAATCCTGCGCAACATGCAGCGCGTGACCGGCGACCCGCGCTATCGTCCCAGCCTGTGGCTGCAGCGCCGCGTGCAGTTGAAGATGTCGCTGCTGGAGGGGTAATGCGGTATTGGGCCGATCCGGCGCGGACACCGCCGCGGCCGGGGTGGTGCCCGGCCCGGGGCCTCGGGCTGCCGGGCCTTCAAGGCTTCGATACGCCGCCGGGCGCCTAAAGCACCACCAGGTTGTCGCGGTGCACGAGCTCGGGCTCGGTCATGCTGCCCAGCAGGGCCTCGATCCGCGACGAGGGCTGGCGCATGATGCGCCGGGCGTCGGCCGCGGAATAATTGACCAGCCCGCGTGCGCATTCCTGGCCGGCCGCGTCCACGCATGCCACCACATCGCCGCGTTCGAAATCTCCTTGCACGTCGACCACGCCGATGGGCAGCAGGCTTTTGCCTTCCTGCCGCAGCGCGCGCACGGCGCCTTCGTCCAGCACGACCCGGCCGCGCAGGCGTAGATGGTCGGCCAGCCATTGCTTGCGCGCCGACCAGACGGGCAATACCGCGCGCAGCTCGCTGCCTATGCATTCGCCCCGCGACAGGCGCACCAGCACGTCGCGTTCGCGGCCGGATGCGATGACCGTGTGCGCGCCGCTGTGCGCCGCGCGCTTGGCCGCCAATACCTTGGTCAGCATGCCGCCGGTGCCGATGCCGCTGCCCGCGCCGCCGGCCATGGCTTCCAGCGCGGGGTCGCCGGCCTGGGCATGCGAGACGAAGCGGGCGTTGGGATCCTTGCGCGGATCGGCTTCGTACAGGCCGCGCTGGTCCGTCAGGATGACCAGCGCATCGGCTTCGATCAGGTTGGTGACCAGCGCGCCCAGCGTATCGTTGTCACCGAAGCGAATCTCGTCGGTGACCACGGTGTCGTTTTCGTTGACGATCGGCACCACGCCCATGCGCAGCAGCGCGAAGAGCGTCGAGCGCGCGTTCAGGTAGCGGCGGCGGTCCGCCAGGTCTTCATGGGTCAGCAGGATCTGCGCCGTGCGCAGGCCGTATTCCGCGAAGGCGGCTTCATAGGCCTGGGCCAATCCCATCTGTCCCACGGCGGCGGCGGCCTGCAGTTCGTGCATGGCCGACGGGCGCTTGCGCCAGCCCAGCCGGGCCATGCCCTCGGCGATGGCGCCGCTGGAGACCAGCACCAGTTGCCTGCCCTGCTGGCGCAGTGCGGCGATCTGCTGGGCCCAGTGCGCGACGGCGGCGCGATCCAGCCCGCGGCCTTCGTTGGTGACGAGCGTGGATCCTACTTTGGCGACCAGCCGGGTGGCGGAGGCGATGACGGATACGGCAGTGGTGTCGGCGGACATGACGAAGGCCGGAACGTATACGGGTGGCGGGCGGTAAGCCGTCCGCGCGAATCGCGCGGCGGAGGATTGCGATTATGGCTTATTCGTCACCGCCGCGCGGCGCGGCGTCCGTGCGCGTATCGTCGAAACGCGGGTCTTCGGCGACGTAGGTGCCGTCGGCCTGGTCCTGCGCGACCTGGTCCTTGTGCCTTTCCGCATCCAGGTAATCCTGCAGCGCCCAGATCAGGTCCTGGGTGCCTTCGCCCGTCAGCCCGGATACGGTGTAAACCGGGCCGGACCAGTCGAATTGCTCGCAGAACCGCGCCTTCAGCGCCTGTGCGTCTTCGGACGGGACCATGTCCAGCTTGTTCAATACCAGCCAGCGCGGCTTGGCCGCCAGATCGGCGTCGTATTTGCGCAGTTCCTCGACGATGGCGCGCGCATTGGCGACCGCCTGCGGGATCGGATCGGCTTCCGGGTCCGGCGAGGACACGTCCACCAGGTGCAACAGCACCCGGGTACGCGCCAGGTGCCGCAGGAACAGGTGGCCCAGGCCGGCGCCTTCGGAAGCGCCTTCGATCAGGCCGGGAATATCCGCCACGACGAAGCTGCGCGCCGCCGACGTGCGGACCACGCCCAGGTTGGGGTGCAGGGTGGTGAACGGATAATCGGCGATCTTCGGCCGCGCATTCGAAATCTTGCTGATCAGCGTCGACTTGCCGGCGTTCGGCAAGCCGAGCAGCCCGACGTCGGCCAGTACTTTCAATTCCAGGCGCAGGCGCCGCTGCTCGCCTTCCTTGCCCGGCGTCCATTGGCGCGGCGCGCGGTTGGTGCTGGACTTGAAATGCAGATTGCCCATGCCGCCCTGGCCGCCGGCGGCCAACACGACTTCTTCGCCGTGCCGGCTAAGGTCGAACAGTTGTTCGCCGGTGTCGGCGTCGTGCACGATGGTGCCCACGGGGACGCGCAGCACAATGTCGGCGGCGGCCGCGCCGTACTGATCGGAGCCACGGCCGTTTTCGCCGTTGCGCGCGCGATGCAGGCGGGCATAGCGGAAGTCGATCAGCGTATTGATATTGCGGTCGGCCACCGCGATGATGCTGCCGCCGCGGCCGCCATCGCCGCCGTCGGGCCCGCCCTTGGGGATGAATTTTTCGCGGCGAAAGCTCGCCACGCCGTTGCCGCCTTTGCCGGCAATGACTTCGATGGTGGCTTCGTCGACGAATTTCATGATGGCGATGCGCGTGCTGCCGCGCGATTCCGGTTTGGATTAGAGAAGAATACGAGCGCCCCTGCCATGCCGACAAGTCGGCCGGGCGGCCGCGGGGACTTCATGCGGCCCAATGACAAAAAAGCCCTGCCGCGCGCGACAGGGCTTTCTCGTGGTGCGGATCGAAAATCGCGCGCTTATTCGGCGGCGACGATCGATACCGTCTTTTTGCTCAGCGCGCCCTTGGTGGCGAACTGCACCTTGCCGTCGACCAAAGCGTACAGCGTGTGATCCTTGCCCATGCCGACGTTCACGCCGGCGTGAACGCGGGTACCGCGCTGACGGATGATGATCGAGCCGGCCGGGATCAGTTGACCGCCGTAGGCCTTGACGCCCAGTCGCTTCGATTCCGAATCGCGACCGTTCCGCGTAGAGCCGCCGCCCTTTTTCTGTGCCATGTTTAGCTCCTGCTATGGATACCGGTGCGCGTCAGGCCGTAATGGCCTCGATGCGGATTTCGGTGTAGTTTTGACGGTGGCCCTGATGCTTCTGATAGTGCTTGCGACGGCGCATCTTGAAGATCGTGACCTTGTCATGCCTGCCATGCGCAAGAACGGTCGCCTTGACCACGGCGCCGGCGACGATGGGCGTACCAACTTTCAGCTGGTCGCCTTCGCCCACGGACAGAACCTGGTCCAGGGTGATTTCTTGCCCAATGTCAGCAGGTATCTGTTCTACCTTGAGTTTTTCGCCGGCTGCGACACGATACTGCTTGCCGCCGGTTTTTATGACCGCGTACATGGGTAATTTCCTATAAGGGTGATCCAGCGCCTGAAACGCTGAACTCGTGATTCTAGCCCGGGCGCCTGGCGATGTCAAAAAGTCCCGGCAGGGCAACGAGTTACGTGTCGCGCCCGCGGTACGGGGAGACGGGCCGCCGCCCGCATTCCCGTCTGTCCCGCCCGCATTCCCCGCCGGCCTGCCGCGGGATCGGCTAGCGTCCGCGGCGGGCGCGGTGCTGTCAAAGTGACACCGTATAATTCGCTGGACCCCGGCCGGCTTGCATGGCGGGCGCGGGCCTGCTTCATGAGCCTTGGCGCTCGTCTTCTACCACCCGGACTCGTCTTGAATCTCCCCGAGCTTATTGCCCCTGTTGCCGACGACATGAAGGCCGTTGACGCCGTCATCCGGGCCCGGCTGAATTCCGACGTCGTGCTCATCCGGACGATAGGCGACTACATCGTCGGCGCCGGCGGCAAGCGCATGCGCCCCGCCTTGCTGCTGATGATCGCCCGCGCCCTGGGCTACACCGGCACCCATCACCATACCCTGGCCGCGGTGGTCGAATTCATCCACACCGCGACCCTGCTGCATGACGACGTGGTCGACGAATCCGACCTGCGGCGCGGGCGCCAGACGGCCAACGCGGTCTTTGGCAACGCCGCCAGCGTGCTGGTGGGCGACTACCTGTATTCGCGTTCCTTCGAAATGATGGTCGATGTCGACTCGATGCGGGTCATGGCCATCCTGTCGCAGGCCACCACGGTCATCGCCGAAGGCGAGGTCCTGCAACTGTTGAACGTGCACGATCCGGATGTCTCGCAGGACCGCTATCTGCAGGTGGTCCGCTACAAGACGGCCAAGCTGTTCGAGGCGGCCGCGCAGGTGGGCGCGGTGCTGGCGAAGGCCACGCCGGAACAGGAACAGGCCGCCGCCGCCTACGGCCGCCATATCGGCACGGCCTTCCAGCTGGTCGACGACGTCCTGGACTATGGCGGCGACGCCGCCGCGCTGGGCAAGAACGTCGGCGACGACCTGCGCGAGGGCAAGCCCACCTTGCCGTTGATACGCGTGATGGAGGTCGGTACGCCGGCGCAGCGCGAACTGGTGCGGACCGCCATCGAAACCGGACACGCCGACTTCGAAGCCGTCGCCGCCGCCATTCACGCCACCGATGCCCTGAGCCACGCCATGGAAGCCGCCCGCGCGGAAGCCGAATTGGCGCGGCAGGCGCTGGCTGGCTATCCCATTTCCGTTTATCAGCAATCCCTGCTAGAATTCTGCGCTTTCGCGGTAAACCGCGATCGATGATCGATAGATCGATAACGGGGCGTAGCTCAGCCTGGTAGAGTACTGCGTTCGGGACGCAGGAGTCGGAGGTTCGAATCCTCTCGCCCCGACCACCCTTGCAAGGGTCGGTCATTCCCGAATCATCGGTGCAGGTTCGCTTTCTTTTCCGCAATATCCCGCGGGCAGGAAAGCAAGGATCCCGCGCCGAGACGATAAGCCGAAGCTGCTCGCGCAGTTTCGGCTTTTTGTTTTCCAGCCAGCGCCATGGCGGAGCTCATCGTCGATGAGCTATCTGCTTTACCGATAGCCCCCATCCAATAAATTCAGTTCCCGGAATACGCGTTCCTTCTTACGCTATCCCTGTTCCGCCACGCCGGCGAAGTCCAGCCCCGCTTTTCCCGCGTCGCCGCTATTCGACCGCGATGGCGGCTTCCCCGGCGGCAAATGCAGGCGACGTCATTCGCGTCGACGCCAGGCGGACAACCCAGGCTCATCGCGAGCAGGCAATAGGAAGTGGCAGAAATGGAAAGCGCATCGAGAGGTCCGGACTACGTCGAACGCAATCGCCTGCATTGGCGGCGCAACCTGGCGGTCTGCGTGTTCGGCTCCTTCACCACGCTGGTCAGTCTTAGCATGCTGCTGCCTTTCCTGCCGTTGTATGTGGCGCAGTTGGGAGAGACCGCGCCGGCCGCGATCGTGCAATGGTCCGCGGTGGCGTTCGGCGCGACATTCTTCGGTACCGCCATCACGGCACCGCTGTGGGGGCGGCTGGCGGACCGCTATGGCCGCAAGCCCATGCTGGTGCGCGCGGCCATCGGGATGGCCGTTGTGATGTCGCTGATCGGTCTTGCGCAGACCGTGACGCAACTGGTGCTGCTGCGTCTGGTAGCGGGCCTGATCGGCGGCTATGCGTCGGCCTCCATCGTGATGATAGGCACGCAGGCGCCGCGCGAACGGGCCGGCTGGGCGCTGGGTGTGCTGTCGACGGGAGCCCTGGCCGGGAGCCTGGTCGGGCCCCTGGTCGGCGGATTCCTGCCGGGGCTGGTGGGCATCCGCGGGACGTTCTTTGCCGGTGGGGCGATGATCGCCGTCGCGGCCATCGCCACCATCGTGCTGGTCAAGGAAGACTTCGACAGAATCTCCGACGCCAAGCTCCGCAGCACGGCGGACGGCCTTCGCGTCGACGGGCCCCGGCGCATCCTGCTGTTCGCCCTGCTTGCCACGGCCATGATGGTGCTGCTGGCCAATATGTCGATCGAGCCGATTATCACGGTCTACATCGGTCATCTCGGCGTGGGGCCGCAGGCGCAGGCACGCACCGCGGGCATCGTCATGGCGGCATCCGCCCTGGGCAGCATGCTGACCGCGCCAAGGCTGGGCGCGCTCGCCGATCGTATCGGCAGTTGGAACGTGATTGTCGGTTGCCTGGTGGCCACGGCGATACTGATGGTGCCGCAGGCGCTGGTGACCGAATGGTGGCAGCTGGCCATTCTGCGCGGCCTGATGGGCATGACCATCGCGGGGCTATTGCCTTCCATCGCCAAGCTGGTGCGGCAGGCCACCGCCGATGGACATTCC encodes:
- a CDS encoding ABC transporter substrate-binding protein; amino-acid sequence: MLFPRHALALLCASVGIAAAVPAQAQTLKIALSAEPTSADPHYHKMSANDAFSAHVYSSLIGRDADMNLVPALATSWKNLDDLTWEFKLRHDVTFSNGKPFTSQDVLFTICRTLNNETNISRSYATLTQMFADVQTPDDYTVIIKTRQPLPVMPAEIARSLPIIWNGIVPHGKLTFAPKEGCGVTGPWPTVVDFNNGKDAIGTGPYVLKSYVKGTGIELVRNEHYWGPKPYWKEVKMVPVPNAGPRMTGLLSGDFDLIENPAARDIPRLKENPKFAYVATPSTRLVFFQPDVGRDPSPQVKAPNGKNPLQDLRVRQAINMAIDRKAITQRIMDGMATPAYQYMPDGMFGGLAHAPEIKYDPAGAKKLLAEAGYPDGFELTLSSTNDRYINDGQVAQAVAQYLSRIGIKTNVDAMTASIYFPKRAKREFSFSMGGWPSEVGEASALFQLWVTSLDAAKSLGTSNYGGYSNPAFDKVYREAATTVDADKRRKLLEESTKIALADVPLIPLHFESTLWAYRKGIVYEGRRDQFTLAMSAKPAGK
- a CDS encoding CaiB/BaiF CoA transferase family protein; protein product: MSTRPPPLTGIRVLDLTRVLAGPWCTQNLADLGAEVIKIERPGSGDDTRGWGPPYLKDAEGNETTEAAYYLSANRNKLSVALDIATPRGADLVRQLAMQSDILVENFKVGGLRKYGLDYDSLSRANPRLIYCSITGFGQTGPYASRAGYDFMIQGMGGLMSITGERDDLPGGGPQKAGVAVADLMTGMYSVTGILAALFERERSGLGQHLDMALLDCQVAMLANQNLNYMTSGKAPGRAGNAHQNLVPYQVFAVSDGHMIVAVGNDSQFRAYCGVIGLPELADDPRFATNPKRVVNREALVPILAERMAQGERDHWLAELESVGVPAGPINTLDQVYEDPQVRFREMRRELPHPVAGTVPIGASPLRFSGSPVEYRRAPPMLGEHTEHVLRERLGLSDSDIRALAAGDQ
- a CDS encoding 3-hydroxyacyl-CoA dehydrogenase: MAGTINIIGIVGAGAMGRGIAQIAAQAGLTVRLYDANADAVAAARGNLEQTWGKLAEKGKLTAQAAQEALARIVPCAGLADLADCQLVVEAIVERLEVKREVFKQLEAVVADDCILASNTSSLSITAIAAACRLPSRVAGYHFFNPVPLMRVVEIVDGLRSDPAVGDALTELARRMGHTPVRARDMPGFIVNHAGRGMNTEGLRVAQESVASFAQIDAIMREQAGFRMGPFELLDLTALDVSHPVMESIYRQFFDEPRFRPSPITTVRLAGGLVGRKAGEGFYRYVDGQKQVPAEPAVPAMPAGLKVWVSGIHPQGHAAVSALLDQMGIERASDSLAPDDALIVVTPYGEDVSTAVFTQGLDPARTVGVDALHGFDPKRRRTVMASPATLPQWRDAAHALFAADGAPVSVIEDSPGFVAQRIVATIVNIACDIAQQRIATAQDIDKAVTLGLGYPMGPLAMGDLLGAARILEILRNMQRVTGDPRYRPSLWLQRRVQLKMSLLEG
- the proB gene encoding glutamate 5-kinase — its product is MSADTTAVSVIASATRLVAKVGSTLVTNEGRGLDRAAVAHWAQQIAALRQQGRQLVLVSSGAIAEGMARLGWRKRPSAMHELQAAAAVGQMGLAQAYEAAFAEYGLRTAQILLTHEDLADRRRYLNARSTLFALLRMGVVPIVNENDTVVTDEIRFGDNDTLGALVTNLIEADALVILTDQRGLYEADPRKDPNARFVSHAQAGDPALEAMAGGAGSGIGTGGMLTKVLAAKRAAHSGAHTVIASGRERDVLVRLSRGECIGSELRAVLPVWSARKQWLADHLRLRGRVVLDEGAVRALRQEGKSLLPIGVVDVQGDFERGDVVACVDAAGQECARGLVNYSAADARRIMRQPSSRIEALLGSMTEPELVHRDNLVVL
- the obgE gene encoding GTPase ObgE — translated: MKFVDEATIEVIAGKGGNGVASFRREKFIPKGGPDGGDGGRGGSIIAVADRNINTLIDFRYARLHRARNGENGRGSDQYGAAAADIVLRVPVGTIVHDADTGEQLFDLSRHGEEVVLAAGGQGGMGNLHFKSSTNRAPRQWTPGKEGEQRRLRLELKVLADVGLLGLPNAGKSTLISKISNARPKIADYPFTTLHPNLGVVRTSAARSFVVADIPGLIEGASEGAGLGHLFLRHLARTRVLLHLVDVSSPDPEADPIPQAVANARAIVEELRKYDADLAAKPRWLVLNKLDMVPSEDAQALKARFCEQFDWSGPVYTVSGLTGEGTQDLIWALQDYLDAERHKDQVAQDQADGTYVAEDPRFDDTRTDAAPRGGDE
- the rpmA gene encoding 50S ribosomal protein L27, producing MAQKKGGGSTRNGRDSESKRLGVKAYGGQLIPAGSIIIRQRGTRVHAGVNVGMGKDHTLYALVDGKVQFATKGALSKKTVSIVAAE
- the rplU gene encoding 50S ribosomal protein L21 is translated as MYAVIKTGGKQYRVAAGEKLKVEQIPADIGQEITLDQVLSVGEGDQLKVGTPIVAGAVVKATVLAHGRHDKVTIFKMRRRKHYQKHQGHRQNYTEIRIEAITA
- a CDS encoding polyprenyl synthetase family protein, which encodes MNLPELIAPVADDMKAVDAVIRARLNSDVVLIRTIGDYIVGAGGKRMRPALLLMIARALGYTGTHHHTLAAVVEFIHTATLLHDDVVDESDLRRGRQTANAVFGNAASVLVGDYLYSRSFEMMVDVDSMRVMAILSQATTVIAEGEVLQLLNVHDPDVSQDRYLQVVRYKTAKLFEAAAQVGAVLAKATPEQEQAAAAYGRHIGTAFQLVDDVLDYGGDAAALGKNVGDDLREGKPTLPLIRVMEVGTPAQRELVRTAIETGHADFEAVAAAIHATDALSHAMEAARAEAELARQALAGYPISVYQQSLLEFCAFAVNRDR